The genomic interval ACCCGCCGGTCAGCGCCCTCACCGTCACCGCCGCCACCATGGTGGTGCTGGTCCTCGGCGTCGCGCTGGCCTGGGCGCAGTACGGCCGCAAGCCCGTCCCGGTCACCGCGCCGCGCGGCAGCCGGCTCACCCGGGCGGCCCGGCGCGACCTGCTCCAGGACGACTTCAACCACATCGTGCTGGTCCGCGGCGGCGAGCACCTCACCCGCAGCCTGGTCTACGTCGACCACACCCTGGTCGACGGCGTCGTCAACGGCACCGCCGCCGCCGTCGGCGGCCTGTCGGGCCGGATGCGCAGGCTCCAGAACGGCTACGCGCGGTCGTACGCGGTCTCGATGTTCGGCGGTGCGGCAGTGCTCATCGCCGCGACCCTGCTGATGAGGGCGGTCTGATATGTCTTTTCCCCTGCTGACGGCCACGGCCGTGGTGCCCGCCGTCGGCGCGGTCGCCACCGCCGCGGTCCCGGCCGCGCGGCGCGCCGCGGCGAAGTGGCTGGCGCTGGGCTTCTCGCTCGCCACGCTCGTCCTCGCGGCCGTCCAGCTGGTGCGCTTCGACCCGGACGCGGCCGGGCCCTTCCAGCTCACCGAGTCCCACGCCTGGATCAAGGACTTCGGCGTCCGCTACGAACTGGGCGTGGACGGCATCGCGGTCGTCCTCATCGCCCTGACGGCGCTGCTGATCCCCTTCATCGTGCTGGCCGGCTGGCATGACGCCGACCCCCTCGAAGGGGCCTCGCCCAACCGGCGCTGGCGGCCCACCCAGGGCTTCTTCGCGCTGATCCTCATGGTCGAGGCGATGGTGGTGATCTCCTTCGAGGCCACCGACGTCTTCCTCTTCTATCTCTTCTTCGAAGCCATGCTCATCCCGATGTACTTCCTCATCGGCGGCTTCGGCGACCGCGCGGGCGAGCGGTCCGAGGAGGAGACGGCGGCCCAGCGCAGTTACGCCGCGGTGAAGTTCCTCCTCTACAACCTGGCCGGCGGCCTGATCATGATGGCCGCGGTCATCGGCCTCTACGCCGTCACCGCCGACCAGCTGGGCACGGGCACCTTCTCCCTCCAGGAGATCGTCCAGGCCCGCGCCGACGGCCGGCTGGACCTCGCGCCCGCCGCCGAACGGGCCCTGTTCCTCGGCTTCTTCTTCGCCTTCGCGGTGAAGGCGCCGCTGTGGCCGCTGCACACCTGGCTGCCCAACGCCATGGGCGAGGCCACCGCCCCCGTCGCCGTCCTGATCACCGCGGTCGTCGACAAGGTCGGCACCTTCGCGATGCTCCGCTTCTGCCTCCAGCTCTTCCCGGAGGCCTCCAAGTGGGCCACCCCGGTGATCGTCGCCCTGGCGCTCGTCAGCATCATCTACGGCGCGCTGCTCGCGGTCGGCCAGCGGGACATCAAGCGGCTGGTGGCCTACGCCTCGATCTCGCACTTCGGCTTCATCGTGCTGGGCATCTTCGCGATGACCACCCAGGGCCAGGGCGGCGCGACGCTCTACATGGTCAACCACGGGATCTCCACGGCCGCGCTGATGCTCGTCGCGGGCTTCCTGATCTCGCGCCGCGGCTCGCGGCTCATCGCGGACTACGGCGGCGTCCAGAAGGTCGCGCCGGTCCTCGCCGGCACCTTCCTGGTGGGCGGTCTGGCCACCCTGTCGCTGCCGGGGCTCGCGCCCTTCGTCTCCGAATTCCTCGTCCTGGTCGGCACGTTCAGCCGCTATCCGGCGGCCGGGATCATCGCCACCGCCGGCATCGTGCTCGCCGCGCTCTACGTCCTCGTGCTCTACCAGCGCACCATGACCGGGCCGGTGAAGGACAGCGTGCGCGGGATGCCCGACCTCCGGGTGCGCGAGCTGGCCGTCGTCGCCCCGCTGATCGCGCTCCTGCTCTTCCTGGGCGTCTACCCCAAGCCGCTGACCGAGATCATCGACCCCGCGGTCGGCCACACGATGTCGCAGGTCGAGAAGTCCGACCCCAAGCCCGATGTCCCTGTGAACGAAGCGGAGGCCGCGAAGTGAGTTCCGCAGCATCCGTCCACAGCCTGTGGACGGCCGCGGCCGACACGCCGCAGAAGATCCCGGCCCCGCAGATCGAGTACGCCCAGCTGGCACCGACGCTGATCGTGCTCGGCGCGGCCGTCCTCGGCATTCTCGTCGAAGCGTTCCTGCCCCGCCG from Streptomyces albireticuli carries:
- a CDS encoding NADH-quinone oxidoreductase subunit M, which gives rise to MSFPLLTATAVVPAVGAVATAAVPAARRAAAKWLALGFSLATLVLAAVQLVRFDPDAAGPFQLTESHAWIKDFGVRYELGVDGIAVVLIALTALLIPFIVLAGWHDADPLEGASPNRRWRPTQGFFALILMVEAMVVISFEATDVFLFYLFFEAMLIPMYFLIGGFGDRAGERSEEETAAQRSYAAVKFLLYNLAGGLIMMAAVIGLYAVTADQLGTGTFSLQEIVQARADGRLDLAPAAERALFLGFFFAFAVKAPLWPLHTWLPNAMGEATAPVAVLITAVVDKVGTFAMLRFCLQLFPEASKWATPVIVALALVSIIYGALLAVGQRDIKRLVAYASISHFGFIVLGIFAMTTQGQGGATLYMVNHGISTAALMLVAGFLISRRGSRLIADYGGVQKVAPVLAGTFLVGGLATLSLPGLAPFVSEFLVLVGTFSRYPAAGIIATAGIVLAALYVLVLYQRTMTGPVKDSVRGMPDLRVRELAVVAPLIALLLFLGVYPKPLTEIIDPAVGHTMSQVEKSDPKPDVPVNEAEAAK